One window of Triticum dicoccoides isolate Atlit2015 ecotype Zavitan chromosome 5A, WEW_v2.0, whole genome shotgun sequence genomic DNA carries:
- the LOC119300115 gene encoding ankyrin repeat domain-containing protein 63-like has translation MPRQGHFRHFAYGCIKSSRSGGGNLPFRSSRTRAAPLSSFSRPHPSPFCPDRAPLLSLPTAPASPAAAAPPPPGQPPPATSPLLFLEEKGREEKRKSERVRRREGKRRWRASGSGDGHGHGARRSAGPVVAAALAGSVSSELLLQMIFGPHGFYKDQKRFFQQHLLSPSEGGRCKRQLLT, from the exons ATGCCCCGTCAAGGGCATTTTCGTCATTTTGCATATGGGTGTATAAAAAGCAGCCGCTCCGGTGGAGGTAACCTACCCTTCCGCTCATCCCGCACTCGCGCCGCAcccctctcctctttctcccgaccGCACCCCTCTCCTTTCTGTCCCGACCGCGCCCCTCTCCTTTCTCTCCCGACCGCGCCCGCCTCTCCTGCCGCCGCCGCACCTCCTCCACCCGGCCAGCCTCCGCCCGCAACCTCCCCCCTCCTGTTTTTAGAAGAGAAGGGAAGGGAagagaagaggaagagcgagcgggtTAGGCGACGGGAAGGGAAGAGAAGATGGAGAGCGAGCGGGTCAGGTGACGGCCATGGCCATGGTGCTCGCAGATCCGCCGGCCCCGTCGTCGCCGCTGCGCTCGCAGGTTCCGTCTCTTCTGAGCTATTATTGCAGATGATATTTGGTCCCCATGGCTTCTACAAGGACCAGAAGC GTTTCTTTCAGCAGCATCTCCTCTCGCCCAGCGAAGGCGGAAGATGCAAGCGGCAGCTCCTCACCTAG